A window from Ignavibacteriota bacterium encodes these proteins:
- a CDS encoding aminotransferase class I/II-fold pyridoxal phosphate-dependent enzyme, translating to MNKKIWLSSPHMSGNEFLNVKEAFETNWIAPLGPHVNNFELELADYTGAKYAAALSSGTAALHLALIILGIKRGDEVICQSFTFSASANPIVYQGATPVFVDSEKDTWNICPILLEEAIKDRIKKGKKPKAIIAVHLYGMPAKLNDLLTISDKYSIPIIEDAAEALGSKYSIQNSEFRRQNEAEKRRNEEEWKMCGSFGLMSILSFNGNKIITTSGGGALLSDNEEFINETRFLATQARDNAPHYQHSQIGYNYRLSNVCAAIGRGQLKVLDERVAQRRFNFEYYRNAFREIEGIEFQPEMEGSFSNRWLTAVTINPKLINGITREDIRLELEKDNIESRPLWKPMHLQPVFEKAPKYVNGTSEKLFEDGLCLPSGSNLTEEDLERIVEIVKKKVKSKW from the coding sequence ATGAATAAAAAAATCTGGCTGTCCTCTCCTCACATGAGTGGCAATGAATTTTTAAATGTTAAAGAAGCATTTGAAACAAACTGGATCGCTCCATTAGGTCCGCACGTTAATAATTTTGAATTAGAACTTGCTGATTATACCGGAGCAAAATATGCGGCAGCCCTAAGTTCCGGTACTGCAGCTCTTCACTTGGCTTTAATTATTTTAGGCATTAAAAGAGGAGACGAAGTTATTTGTCAGAGCTTTACTTTTTCTGCATCTGCAAATCCTATTGTTTACCAAGGAGCTACGCCGGTATTTGTTGATAGTGAAAAAGACACTTGGAATATTTGTCCCATTCTTTTGGAAGAAGCAATTAAGGATAGAATTAAGAAAGGTAAGAAGCCAAAAGCAATTATTGCAGTTCATCTATATGGGATGCCGGCTAAACTTAATGACTTACTGACTATAAGTGACAAGTATTCTATTCCAATTATTGAGGATGCGGCGGAAGCGTTGGGAAGCAAATATAGTATTCAGAATTCAGAATTCAGAAGGCAGAATGAAGCGGAGAAAAGGAGAAATGAGGAAGAATGGAAGATGTGTGGTTCGTTTGGTTTAATGAGTATTCTGTCTTTTAATGGTAATAAAATTATTACAACTTCAGGTGGCGGAGCATTACTTTCTGATAATGAAGAATTTATAAATGAAACAAGATTTTTAGCAACGCAGGCACGAGATAATGCTCCTCATTATCAGCATTCACAAATAGGTTATAACTATAGATTAAGCAATGTTTGTGCGGCTATTGGCCGTGGACAATTAAAAGTTCTAGATGAAAGAGTTGCACAAAGAAGATTTAATTTTGAATATTACAGAAATGCTTTTAGAGAAATTGAAGGAATAGAATTCCAACCCGAAATGGAAGGAAGTTTTTCAAATAGGTGGCTTACTGCAGTTACTATTAATCCAAAATTAATAAATGGAATTACCAGGGAAGATATACGCTTGGAATTGGAAAAGGATAACATAGAATCACGCCCATTATGGAAACCAATGCACTTACAACCGGTTTTTGAGAAAGCTCCTAAATATGTAAATGGTACTTCAGAAAAATTATTTGAAGATGGGTTATGTTTACCCTCCGGTTCAAATTTAACAGAAGAGGATTTGGAAAGGATAGTGGAGATTGTAAAGAAAAAAGTCAAAAGTAAATGGTAA
- a CDS encoding acyl-CoA reductase — protein sequence MQKFGDVVTHTQYNLNDVEFLFPKEFEIEKFKCLPSTEPFSSESIKYLDELSKILLKESGIKNFPDVVTFAFFCRKANILKMKNKYESNLEISLGRGLLFHIAPSNVPINFSYSLISGILSGNLNIVRVPSPRYEQIDIVCNAIVKLNKENNFSAFSSRFALVRYDRESLATGYFSSLCDVRIIWGGDNTIEQIRENKLPSRAFDVTFADRYSLCAINADVFAFENAPEKIALSFYNDTYLFDQNACTAPHLVIWLGSTENVEVAKKKFWHSLHELVKSRYKVQSVIAVDKLASLYDQSINLKNIKKTATEDNLLWRIELEDLPVNIDLFRCNSGYFSEYHAESLSDISKIINRKYQTLAYYGLDKSTLSDFIRHEKPGGIDRIVPIGKTTDFSLIWDGYNLIETLTRKIEIV from the coding sequence ATGCAGAAATTCGGGGATGTAGTGACACATACACAGTATAATCTTAACGATGTCGAATTTCTTTTTCCGAAGGAATTTGAAATTGAAAAATTTAAGTGCTTACCTTCTACAGAACCTTTTTCGTCAGAATCAATTAAGTACCTGGATGAGCTTTCTAAAATATTGCTTAAAGAATCGGGAATAAAAAATTTTCCAGATGTTGTAACATTTGCCTTTTTTTGTAGAAAGGCTAACATACTTAAAATGAAAAATAAGTATGAATCAAATTTAGAAATTAGCCTTGGTAGAGGGTTATTGTTTCATATAGCTCCCTCAAATGTTCCAATAAATTTTTCATATTCTCTAATTAGTGGTATTCTTTCTGGGAATCTAAATATTGTTCGGGTTCCATCACCAAGATATGAACAAATTGACATTGTTTGTAATGCCATTGTTAAACTAAATAAGGAAAATAATTTTAGCGCATTTTCATCAAGATTTGCTCTAGTTCGTTATGATCGTGAAAGTTTAGCCACGGGTTATTTTTCATCATTGTGTGATGTTCGGATAATTTGGGGTGGTGACAACACGATTGAACAAATAAGAGAAAATAAACTCCCATCACGTGCTTTTGATGTTACTTTTGCGGATAGATATTCACTTTGTGCAATAAACGCAGATGTATTTGCATTTGAGAACGCACCCGAAAAAATTGCTTTATCTTTTTATAACGATACTTATTTATTTGATCAAAATGCTTGTACAGCTCCTCATTTAGTTATATGGCTAGGTTCTACTGAAAATGTGGAAGTTGCAAAAAAAAAATTTTGGCATAGTCTTCATGAATTAGTGAAATCGAGATATAAAGTACAATCAGTTATTGCTGTTGACAAATTGGCTTCTCTTTACGACCAATCAATCAATTTGAAAAATATAAAAAAAACAGCTACTGAAGATAATTTACTTTGGAGAATTGAATTAGAAGATTTACCAGTAAATATTGATTTGTTCCGTTGTAATAGTGGCTATTTTTCAGAGTATCACGCAGAATCACTTTCAGATATATCTAAAATCATTAACAGAAAATATCAAACATTAGCTTATTATGGCTTAGATAAATCAACACTATCAGATTTTATTAGGCATGAAAAACCAGGCGGAATAGATAGAATTGTTCCTATTGGTAAAACAACTGATTTTTCATTGATTTGGGACGGATATAATCTAATAGAAACTTTAACACGCAAAATTGAAATAGTATAG
- a CDS encoding acyl-protein synthetase, protein MDISKFLDLKPYSLTKNEKEKLLNPYFSKLFRHHYANCIPFKNMMDSIGFDVQNENKYSDLPFLPVRLFKMFDLMSVVKDNVVKTLTSSGTSGQAVSRIYLDRENTANQTKTLTKIVSSFIGTSRAPMIIIDTEGVIKNRNLFSARGAGILGFSLFGSRPVYALDDQMNLQIDKIKEFVEKFKDNRIFMFGFTFMIYQHFYKELVKNGIKLDLSNAVLIHGGGWKKLINESISSASFRDKLNDVCGIKSVHDYYGMVEQTGTIYMECEHSHLHAPIYSDILIRRAHDFSIADVGEKGIIQVLSILPTSYPGHSLLTEDEGILLGEDDCPCGRLGKYFKVLGRLQNAEIRGCSDTYTV, encoded by the coding sequence ATGGATATCTCAAAATTTCTTGATTTAAAACCTTATTCATTAACAAAGAATGAGAAAGAAAAGTTATTAAACCCGTACTTTTCGAAATTGTTTCGTCATCATTATGCGAATTGCATACCCTTTAAGAATATGATGGATAGTATTGGGTTTGATGTTCAAAACGAGAACAAGTATTCTGATTTGCCATTTTTGCCAGTCAGACTATTTAAAATGTTTGACTTGATGAGCGTTGTAAAAGATAATGTGGTTAAGACATTAACATCATCCGGTACTTCAGGTCAAGCGGTATCTCGTATTTATCTGGATAGGGAAAACACAGCAAACCAAACAAAAACATTAACCAAAATTGTTTCTTCGTTTATTGGTACTAGCAGAGCACCTATGATTATCATTGACACAGAGGGTGTTATTAAAAATAGAAATCTCTTTTCAGCACGTGGTGCTGGAATTTTAGGTTTCTCTTTGTTTGGTTCAAGACCAGTTTATGCTTTGGATGATCAGATGAATTTACAAATTGATAAGATTAAAGAATTTGTCGAGAAATTTAAAGATAATAGAATTTTTATGTTTGGTTTCACATTTATGATATATCAGCATTTTTATAAAGAACTAGTTAAAAATGGGATAAAGCTTGATTTATCAAACGCTGTTTTGATTCACGGAGGTGGCTGGAAAAAACTAATAAATGAATCAATTTCATCCGCTTCATTTAGAGATAAATTAAACGATGTATGTGGAATAAAATCAGTTCATGATTATTATGGTATGGTAGAACAAACAGGAACGATTTACATGGAATGCGAACATAGTCACTTACATGCCCCAATTTACTCGGATATATTAATTCGTAGAGCTCACGATTTTTCTATAGCAGATGTGGGTGAAAAAGGGATTATTCAAGTTCTATCAATATTGCCAACGAGTTATCCGGGGCATTCCTTGCTAACTGAAGACGAAGGTATTTTGCTGGGTGAGGATGATTGTCCTTGTGGAAGACTAGGGAAGTATTTTAAAGTTTTAGGTAGATTACAAAATGCAGAAATTCGGGGATGTAGTGACACATACACAGTATAA
- a CDS encoding AMP-binding protein, protein MFWQELSKFGQNTAFIDSENSNSVTYLQLEHDIENFLNRFSMQNVICLILIKNNYPLIVSYLSLLNSSNTIMLLNENTNEDFLKNILLNYNPEVVISQTILNFKNYINEEILFPFGNIFVYKKSGHYKNISSNTKLMLSTSGSTGSSKFVRLSSKNIDSNAASIANYLRIDPSERAITSLPINYSFGLSIINSHLLSGASIVLTDESLIQKKFWNIFKKFNCTTFSGVPYSFQILQRIKLAEMQLPSLKYFTQAGGHLVSTTKEYFLMLAKKRNYEFVVMYGQTEATARISYVPFYALEYNIDSIGVAIPNGKLTVIDSVESNEGMFVGELVYEGPNVMLGYAEQREDIFKEDELGGKLFTGDMGYMNENGYYFVTGRKKRFIKLFGNRINLDDIERYAENSFKVNCAVTGNDEKLQILLENSTESDTKWIKENLSKMFSIHHSAIKIKSVDMIPVSSNSKKNYQEIKKLF, encoded by the coding sequence ATGTTTTGGCAGGAATTATCAAAATTTGGACAAAATACTGCTTTCATAGATTCAGAAAATTCTAATTCTGTAACGTATTTGCAGCTTGAACACGATATTGAAAATTTTTTAAATCGTTTTTCAATGCAGAATGTAATTTGTTTAATACTTATTAAAAATAATTATCCGCTGATTGTGTCTTATTTAAGTTTATTGAATTCTTCTAATACTATCATGTTACTAAATGAAAATACAAATGAAGATTTTCTAAAAAATATTCTATTAAATTATAATCCGGAAGTTGTTATAAGTCAAACAATATTAAATTTTAAAAATTATATCAATGAAGAAATATTATTTCCATTTGGTAATATATTTGTATATAAAAAATCTGGTCATTATAAGAATATTTCATCAAATACCAAATTAATGTTATCGACTTCGGGGTCAACTGGGTCATCTAAATTTGTTAGACTTTCTTCAAAGAATATTGATTCAAATGCTGCATCAATTGCTAATTATTTGAGAATTGACCCATCTGAAAGAGCCATTACTAGTTTACCTATAAATTATTCATTTGGTCTTTCAATAATTAATAGTCATCTTTTATCTGGGGCATCCATTGTTTTAACTGATGAGTCTTTAATACAAAAGAAATTTTGGAATATTTTTAAGAAGTTTAATTGTACTACATTTTCAGGTGTGCCATATTCTTTTCAGATTCTTCAAAGAATTAAATTAGCCGAAATGCAATTGCCTTCTCTTAAGTATTTTACTCAAGCAGGTGGTCATTTAGTTTCTACAACTAAAGAATATTTTTTAATGTTAGCTAAAAAGAGAAATTATGAATTTGTTGTTATGTATGGTCAGACTGAAGCAACAGCTAGAATCTCATATGTGCCATTTTATGCTCTAGAATATAATATTGATTCAATAGGAGTAGCAATACCAAATGGAAAGCTGACTGTCATTGATAGTGTTGAATCAAATGAAGGTATGTTTGTCGGTGAATTAGTTTATGAAGGCCCTAATGTTATGCTAGGCTATGCAGAACAAAGAGAGGATATTTTCAAAGAAGATGAGTTAGGTGGCAAGTTATTTACTGGTGATATGGGGTATATGAATGAAAATGGATATTATTTTGTTACGGGAAGAAAAAAAAGATTTATTAAGTTATTTGGAAATAGAATTAATTTAGATGATATTGAACGATATGCTGAAAATAGCTTTAAAGTTAACTGTGCTGTTACTGGAAATGATGAAAAATTGCAAATATTATTAGAAAACTCTACTGAAAGCGATACAAAATGGATAAAAGAAAATCTATCTAAGATGTTTTCCATTCATCACTCCGCAATAAAAATTAAATCTGTAGATATGATACCTGTTTCTTCAAATTCGAAAAAAAATTATCAAGAAATAAAAAAATTGTTTTAA
- a CDS encoding glucose 1-dehydrogenase has translation MLKNKVSLITGSSGGIGWEIAKIFAKNGAIVILNGRNEEKLKNNLAELNNISELNHTFFRGDVSDLVFVKELYQNIFKNYKKLDILVNNAGILNDALIGMITEQMVDELIAINQKAVIFNLQYAAKLMQRQKNGSIINISSIIGRYGNIGQMAYSATKSAAIGITYSGAKELALQNIRVNAIAPGLINTAMIKNLPEEKFEKLKKSILMNRIGEPEDVANVALFLASDLSKYVTGQVIGVDGGMII, from the coding sequence ATGCTCAAAAATAAAGTAAGTTTAATTACCGGAAGTAGTGGTGGAATTGGTTGGGAAATTGCAAAAATATTTGCAAAAAATGGAGCTATTGTAATTCTAAACGGGCGTAATGAAGAAAAACTAAAAAATAACTTAGCTGAATTAAATAATATTTCTGAATTAAATCATACATTCTTCAGAGGCGACGTTTCCGACCTTGTTTTTGTTAAAGAACTTTATCAAAACATTTTTAAAAATTATAAAAAATTAGACATTCTAGTTAATAATGCCGGTATTTTAAATGATGCTTTAATTGGTATGATCACTGAACAAATGGTTGATGAGTTAATCGCGATAAATCAAAAAGCAGTTATTTTTAATTTACAATATGCAGCCAAATTAATGCAGCGTCAAAAAAATGGTTCAATAATAAATATTTCTTCAATTATTGGCAGATACGGAAATATAGGCCAAATGGCTTATTCGGCTACAAAATCTGCTGCAATTGGTATTACTTACTCGGGAGCCAAAGAATTGGCGCTACAAAATATTCGTGTAAATGCCATTGCGCCTGGCTTAATTAATACAGCTATGATAAAAAACTTACCAGAAGAAAAATTTGAAAAATTAAAAAAATCTATTCTTATGAACAGAATTGGTGAACCTGAAGATGTCGCAAATGTCGCTTTATTTTTAGCTTCGGATTTGTCAAAATATGTTACTGGTCAAGTTATAGGAGTGGACGGAGGAATGATTATATAA
- a CDS encoding acyl carrier protein, whose protein sequence is MNNETKLKNAFKEALDLPVEQISDLLAYGDQNWDSVAHMALIAAIEQEFEIMIDTDDVIDMSSFQKAKEIVIKYGVDLNAQK, encoded by the coding sequence ATGAATAATGAAACAAAATTAAAAAATGCATTTAAAGAAGCTCTTGATTTGCCCGTTGAACAAATTTCTGATTTATTAGCTTATGGCGACCAAAATTGGGATTCTGTTGCTCACATGGCATTAATTGCAGCTATTGAACAAGAGTTTGAAATTATGATTGATACTGATGATGTAATTGATATGAGTTCTTTTCAGAAGGCTAAAGAAATAGTTATAAAATACGGAGTTGATTTAAATGCTCAAAAATAA
- a CDS encoding NeuD/PglB/VioB family sugar acetyltransferase, whose amino-acid sequence MKKIAIFGGGGFGREVHMLIEQINYENNVWNFIGYFDDGIPRGEIVNNFPILGGVEDVNDYEEDLNLVFAIGNPLTKKNIIERINKSNIIYPVLIHPNVQLSNKNYHKIGVGSIITANCVISVNTNIGKHVLVNLGCTIGHDVEIGDYTSIMPACNISGEVIINECVYIGVGAKIRNQIKIGEKAVVGMGSVVLQNVASEITVAGNPARRLK is encoded by the coding sequence ATGAAGAAAATTGCAATTTTTGGTGGTGGCGGTTTTGGAAGAGAAGTTCATATGTTAATTGAGCAAATTAATTACGAAAATAATGTATGGAATTTTATTGGTTATTTTGATGATGGCATTCCGAGAGGTGAGATTGTAAATAATTTTCCTATTCTGGGAGGTGTAGAAGACGTTAATGATTATGAAGAAGACTTAAATTTGGTATTTGCAATCGGTAACCCGTTAACTAAAAAAAATATTATTGAAAGAATAAATAAATCCAATATTATTTACCCAGTTTTGATTCATCCGAATGTTCAGCTAAGTAATAAAAATTACCATAAAATTGGTGTTGGGTCAATTATTACAGCTAATTGTGTTATATCTGTAAATACTAATATTGGAAAACATGTTTTGGTGAACTTAGGTTGTACAATTGGGCATGATGTTGAAATTGGCGATTACACTTCCATAATGCCTGCTTGTAATATCTCAGGTGAAGTAATAATTAATGAATGCGTATACATAGGCGTTGGAGCTAAAATTAGAAATCAAATTAAAATAGGTGAAAAGGCTGTGGTTGGAATGGGTTCTGTTGTACTTCAAAATGTAGCCAGTGAAATTACAGTTGCTGGAAATCCTGCGCGTAGATTAAAATAA
- a CDS encoding sugar transferase → MFYKKIIKPILDFIISFLLLFLSSPIIVVVSVILAISNNGKILFTQMRPGKNEQFFNLYKFKTMNDKKDSDSNLLPDEKRITKIGQLIRKFSLDELLQFVNVLKGDMSLIGPRPLLIEYLPLYNEQQKKRHNVKPGITGWAQVNGRNAISWEEKFKLDVWYVENISFILDLKIFFMTVLKIFKKEGINSEGMATAPKFNGKN, encoded by the coding sequence ATGTTTTATAAAAAAATAATTAAACCCATTTTAGATTTTATCATTTCATTTTTATTACTTTTTTTATCATCTCCAATAATTGTCGTAGTCTCAGTTATTTTGGCTATCAGTAATAATGGTAAAATACTTTTCACTCAAATGAGACCCGGTAAAAACGAACAATTCTTTAACCTATATAAATTCAAAACAATGAATGATAAGAAAGATAGTGACAGTAATTTATTACCCGATGAAAAAAGAATAACCAAAATTGGACAACTTATACGGAAGTTTTCTTTAGATGAATTATTACAGTTTGTAAATGTCTTAAAAGGGGATATGTCTTTGATTGGACCAAGACCTTTGTTAATCGAATACTTACCTTTGTACAATGAACAACAAAAAAAAAGGCATAATGTTAAACCAGGCATAACCGGCTGGGCGCAAGTTAATGGTAGAAATGCAATAAGCTGGGAAGAAAAATTTAAACTTGATGTTTGGTATGTAGAAAATATTTCTTTTATTTTGGATCTTAAAATTTTTTTTATGACAGTATTGAAAATATTTAAGAAAGAAGGAATTAACAGTGAAGGTATGGCAACGGCACCAAAGTTTAATGGTAAAAATTAA
- a CDS encoding glycosyltransferase family 4 protein has translation MQSNKKKIIRITTVSMSLRWLLKGQLNFIRQYYDVIAISSSGADLDFVEKQGIKTKTIEMTRTITPLKDVIAIMKMYILLKEEKPYIVHTHTPKAGMIGIVAACFARVPHKLHTVAGLPLMESSGFKRKVLEFVEKIIYRFADKVYPNSFGLRDFILQNNLCKQEKLKVIANGSSNGIDTEFFSRTEEVLQKALAIRNEYQLNDIDINLCFIGRIVKDKGINELLEAFEEISKLNKKVKLFLVGAFEDELDSINEKSKHIIKNNSTVIHVGFKDDVRPFLALSDIFVFPSYREGFPNVVMQAGAMSVPCVVTNINGCNEIIKNEENGLIVVPKNVTQLKEAILRLIEEKDFREKLADNSRKMIVDRYEQKYVWDAILKEYQSLENR, from the coding sequence ATGCAATCCAATAAAAAAAAAATAATAAGAATTACAACTGTTTCGATGTCTTTACGTTGGTTACTAAAAGGACAGTTAAATTTTATAAGGCAATATTATGATGTAATTGCCATTTCCAGTTCAGGTGCCGACTTGGATTTTGTAGAGAAGCAAGGAATAAAAACCAAAACAATTGAAATGACAAGAACAATAACTCCGCTTAAAGATGTTATTGCAATTATGAAAATGTATATCTTATTAAAAGAAGAAAAACCTTATATAGTTCATACACACACACCAAAAGCTGGTATGATTGGTATTGTTGCGGCTTGTTTTGCAAGGGTACCTCATAAACTACATACTGTTGCTGGTTTACCTTTAATGGAAAGTTCTGGATTTAAACGAAAAGTTTTAGAATTTGTTGAAAAGATAATATATAGGTTTGCAGATAAAGTATATCCAAATTCATTTGGTTTAAGAGATTTTATTTTACAAAATAATCTGTGTAAACAAGAAAAATTAAAAGTAATTGCAAACGGCAGCAGCAATGGTATTGATACTGAATTCTTTTCTAGAACTGAAGAAGTGCTCCAAAAAGCCTTAGCAATTAGAAATGAGTACCAATTAAATGATATTGATATAAATCTTTGTTTTATTGGCAGAATTGTAAAAGATAAAGGCATAAATGAACTTTTAGAAGCATTTGAAGAAATTTCAAAATTAAACAAAAAAGTAAAATTATTCTTAGTTGGTGCTTTTGAAGATGAATTGGATTCAATTAATGAAAAATCAAAACATATAATTAAAAATAATTCTACGGTAATTCATGTAGGTTTTAAAGATGATGTTAGACCATTTTTAGCATTATCAGATATTTTTGTTTTTCCTAGTTATAGAGAAGGATTCCCAAATGTAGTTATGCAGGCCGGTGCTATGAGTGTTCCATGTGTTGTAACTAATATAAATGGCTGCAATGAGATTATAAAAAATGAAGAAAATGGACTAATTGTAGTACCTAAAAATGTTACCCAATTAAAAGAAGCAATTTTAAGACTTATTGAAGAAAAAGATTTTCGAGAAAAACTTGCAGATAATTCGCGTAAAATGATAGTTGATAGATATGAACAAAAATATGTATGGGATGCAATTTTAAAAGAGTATCAAAGTCTGGAAAATAGATAA
- the asnB gene encoding asparagine synthase (glutamine-hydrolyzing), with the protein MCGINGIVSKKELSNLYDIASIRKMNSKIIHRGPDSEGLYEDAVHDYKLFMGMRRLSIIDLNTGDQPIFNTDKSIVLIFNGEVYNFLELKRKYFKDNTIFYTKTDTEVVLKLYEKFGENSFSLLDGAFAFSIYDKSKQKIFIVRDFFGEKPLYYTSSSGSFIWASELKSIISILPQMPVISIEGLNLFFQLTYIPPPFTIYKNIYKLENNCFIEFNCVKNSYLIQTIAHKFEEIDKDITFNEAKQKTFYMVQKSVENRSISDVPIGTFLSGGVDSSIVSWSLANQSKTKIDTFSIGFEKKIFDESHKAKLVAKIINSNHHEFIISELDLSNKITEILLNFDEPFADSSALPTYLVASHSKEHVTVALTGDGGDEVFGGYNKYYVAKLNRNYQRIIPEHIHKKVMNFYSHLLNVKNDDRGIRFKLKKLLRSIDYTNDFYSNIVSLGFQKNELLALFKKEYLIHNDLLEYFKFKIEFNKSNLNNFREFDKLVSLDGDMLVKVDRTSMLVSLECRAPFLNKELWNFTKHLPENYLIKRWDKKYLLRETFKEYFPKKFLSKPKQGFGVPVGDWLSKGLKHELLSYIDMDFIKKQNIFDFQTVSKLVNDHVEHKVDNSFKVWTYYCFQKWYTHLYAIQ; encoded by the coding sequence ATGTGTGGAATTAATGGAATAGTTTCAAAAAAAGAATTATCTAATCTTTATGATATCGCCTCAATTCGAAAAATGAATTCGAAAATTATTCATCGAGGACCAGATAGTGAAGGGTTATATGAAGATGCAGTACATGATTATAAACTTTTTATGGGTATGAGAAGATTATCTATCATTGATCTCAATACTGGTGATCAACCAATTTTTAATACAGATAAAAGTATAGTGCTTATATTTAATGGGGAAGTTTATAATTTCCTAGAACTGAAAAGGAAGTATTTTAAAGACAATACAATTTTTTATACTAAGACAGATACAGAAGTTGTTCTAAAACTTTACGAAAAATTTGGAGAAAATTCTTTCTCATTACTTGATGGTGCTTTTGCTTTTAGTATATACGATAAAAGTAAACAAAAAATATTCATTGTAAGGGATTTTTTTGGAGAAAAACCACTTTATTATACATCTAGTTCCGGAAGTTTTATTTGGGCTTCAGAACTCAAATCTATAATCTCTATCCTTCCTCAAATGCCAGTAATTTCAATTGAAGGATTAAATTTATTTTTTCAATTAACATATATTCCTCCTCCATTTACAATCTATAAAAATATTTATAAACTGGAAAATAATTGTTTCATTGAATTTAATTGTGTAAAAAATTCATACTTAATTCAAACTATTGCACATAAATTTGAAGAGATAGATAAAGATATTACCTTCAACGAAGCTAAACAAAAAACTTTTTATATGGTTCAAAAAAGTGTTGAGAATCGTTCAATTTCTGATGTACCAATAGGGACATTTTTATCTGGAGGAGTAGATTCATCAATCGTATCATGGAGCCTTGCAAATCAAAGTAAAACTAAAATTGATACATTTTCTATTGGGTTTGAAAAAAAGATATTTGATGAATCTCATAAAGCTAAATTGGTTGCAAAAATTATTAATAGTAATCATCATGAATTTATTATCTCAGAATTGGATTTGAGTAATAAAATAACGGAAATTTTATTGAATTTTGATGAACCATTTGCCGATTCGTCCGCATTGCCTACATATTTGGTGGCAAGCCATTCTAAAGAACACGTAACAGTTGCATTAACTGGTGATGGAGGAGATGAAGTCTTTGGGGGGTATAATAAATATTATGTTGCGAAGTTAAATAGAAATTATCAAAGAATTATTCCAGAACATATTCATAAAAAAGTTATGAATTTCTATTCTCATCTTCTGAATGTCAAGAATGATGACCGTGGTATTCGTTTTAAATTGAAAAAATTATTAAGATCAATAGATTATACCAATGATTTTTATTCAAATATTGTTTCTTTAGGTTTCCAAAAGAATGAATTATTAGCACTATTTAAGAAGGAATATTTAATTCATAATGATTTATTAGAATATTTTAAATTCAAAATTGAGTTCAATAAAAGTAACTTAAATAATTTTAGAGAGTTTGATAAATTAGTAAGTCTTGATGGTGATATGCTTGTAAAAGTTGATAGAACAAGTATGCTTGTTTCTTTAGAATGCAGAGCTCCATTTTTGAATAAAGAACTTTGGAATTTTACAAAGCATTTACCAGAGAATTACTTAATTAAAAGGTGGGATAAAAAGTATTTATTAAGGGAAACTTTTAAAGAATACTTTCCAAAAAAATTTTTAAGTAAACCTAAACAAGGCTTTGGTGTTCCTGTTGGAGACTGGCTTTCAAAAGGTTTGAAACATGAACTACTATCATATATTGATATGGATTTTATAAAAAAACAAAATATTTTTGATTTTCAAACAGTAAGCAAATTAGTAAATGATCATGTCGAACATAAGGTTGATAATTCTTTTAAGGTATGGACATATTATTGCTTTCAAAAATGGTATACTCATTTGTATGCAATCCAATAA